From a single Acidobacteriota bacterium genomic region:
- a CDS encoding redoxin domain-containing protein produces MIAALLLLSTVAASSQTPAAPTTHLKVGDTAPDFELTDTTGSKIKLSDLKGKKNVVLAFYVLAFTGG; encoded by the coding sequence CTGATCGCGGCATTGCTTCTTTTGTCCACCGTAGCGGCAAGTTCGCAGACTCCGGCAGCCCCGACGACCCATCTAAAGGTCGGCGACACGGCACCGGACTTCGAACTGACCGACACGACCGGCAGCAAGATAAAGCTAAGCGATCTGAAGGGGAAAAAGAACGTCGTGCTGGCATTTTACGTGCTGGCATTTACAGGTGGCTGA
- a CDS encoding peroxiredoxin family protein — MKAYQSDIAKFEAADTQVFGISMDSFASNREFAKQNSLTFPLLSDWKRETTKAYGLYNETSGYGNRGTFVVDKDGKIKHIEIGRTAIDPTGAFQACDLIEQRKAAREAQKP, encoded by the coding sequence ATGAAAGCGTATCAGTCTGATATCGCAAAATTTGAAGCCGCAGATACACAAGTGTTTGGTATTTCGATGGACAGCTTTGCCTCGAACCGCGAATTTGCCAAACAGAACTCTCTAACCTTTCCGTTGCTCAGCGATTGGAAGCGGGAAACGACCAAAGCCTACGGGCTCTACAACGAAACCTCAGGGTACGGGAACCGCGGGACATTCGTCGTAGATAAGGACGGGAAGATAAAGCACATTGAGATCGGCCGAACGGCCATCGACCCGACCGGTGCCTTTCAGGCATGCGACCTGATCGAGCAGCGAAAAGCGGCACGGGAAGCTCAGAAGCCCTAG
- the xseB gene encoding exodeoxyribonuclease VII small subunit: MAKTFEESLDQLEAIVRKLEDGDLPLEESLELFEKGVKLSRECKERLVRAERRIEVLMKESNGDLKLEDIDEEE; encoded by the coding sequence ATGGCAAAGACGTTTGAAGAATCGTTGGATCAACTAGAAGCAATTGTCCGCAAACTTGAGGACGGCGACCTGCCGCTTGAGGAGAGCCTTGAGCTATTTGAGAAAGGTGTGAAGCTCTCGCGTGAGTGCAAGGAGCGGCTCGTCCGTGCCGAACGCCGGATCGAAGTGCTGATGAAAGAATCGAACGGCGACCTGAAGCTCGAAGATATCGACGAGGAAGAATAA
- the xseA gene encoding exodeoxyribonuclease VII large subunit, which translates to MDNPLLAALFEEEERRPASVSELNSEIKAVLERSFATVWVEGEITNFHAAASGHWYFSLTDGDSLIKAACFKGQNFRIRFKPSDGLLVRIRGRLAVYEPRGELQIVVESLEPVGEGALAVAFEQIKMKLSREGLFDESLKRPLPPFPRKVGIVTSRTGAALHDILTVLKRRARSVNVVVVPTLVQGEFAAEQIAAGIATANEFNRSCEEGNRIDVLIVGRGGGSAEDLWAFNEEVVARAIRGSAIPVISAVGHEVDFTIADLAADLRAPTPSAAAEIVARAESEVIQVLDNSFGQLRRALGTALLTARADLQSLAMAPVFAEFPARIREHRYRADELLMQSEDVLSRMLRQRLDALRGVAGRLSPVALGAKLGENKRRLGLLEHRAATAAATTPLKGTQKLEKTMAQLDALSPLRVLHRGYSITERPDGHIIRDAAETQPGDSVRIRLEKGNLEATITAATE; encoded by the coding sequence ATGGATAATCCGCTACTCGCAGCCCTTTTTGAGGAAGAAGAACGCCGGCCCGCAAGCGTCTCTGAGTTGAACTCAGAGATCAAGGCCGTGCTCGAGCGGAGCTTTGCTACGGTCTGGGTCGAGGGCGAGATCACCAACTTCCACGCAGCCGCATCTGGCCATTGGTATTTTTCACTCACCGACGGCGACTCGCTGATAAAGGCAGCGTGTTTCAAAGGACAGAACTTCCGCATTCGTTTCAAGCCCTCCGATGGGCTTCTTGTCCGGATCCGCGGCCGTCTTGCGGTCTATGAACCCCGCGGTGAACTGCAGATAGTCGTCGAATCGCTCGAACCGGTCGGCGAGGGAGCGTTGGCGGTAGCCTTTGAACAGATCAAGATGAAGCTTTCCCGCGAGGGCCTCTTTGATGAATCGCTCAAGCGGCCGCTTCCTCCATTTCCCAGGAAGGTCGGCATCGTTACCTCGCGAACCGGTGCCGCACTTCATGACATCCTGACCGTGCTCAAAAGACGTGCACGATCGGTAAACGTCGTCGTTGTCCCGACGCTTGTTCAAGGCGAATTTGCCGCCGAACAGATCGCTGCGGGCATTGCGACGGCGAACGAATTCAACCGCAGTTGCGAAGAAGGTAATCGCATCGACGTACTGATCGTTGGTCGCGGAGGCGGCTCTGCCGAGGACCTTTGGGCATTTAATGAAGAGGTCGTCGCCCGAGCGATTCGCGGGTCGGCGATCCCGGTCATTTCGGCCGTTGGTCATGAGGTCGATTTCACCATCGCTGACCTCGCAGCCGATCTTCGTGCCCCGACGCCTTCTGCAGCGGCTGAGATCGTGGCTCGTGCCGAAAGCGAGGTCATTCAAGTTCTTGATAACAGCTTCGGGCAGCTCCGGCGAGCCCTCGGTACGGCACTTCTGACCGCTCGTGCCGACCTTCAGTCGCTAGCGATGGCACCGGTCTTCGCCGAGTTCCCTGCCCGAATCCGCGAACATCGTTATCGTGCCGATGAGCTGTTAATGCAGAGCGAGGATGTTCTCAGCCGAATGCTTCGGCAAAGGCTTGATGCCCTTCGTGGGGTAGCCGGGCGGCTCTCGCCGGTCGCCCTCGGAGCGAAGCTTGGCGAAAACAAGCGAAGGCTTGGCCTGCTTGAACACCGTGCAGCGACCGCCGCTGCGACGACTCCACTTAAGGGAACGCAGAAGCTCGAAAAGACGATGGCACAGCTCGACGCCCTTTCGCCGCTGCGGGTTCTCCATCGCGGATATTCGATCACCGAGCGTCCCGATGGCCACATCATCCGTGATGCCGCCGAAACTCAGCCGGGCGATTCGGTCCGCATCAGGCTCGAAAAAGGAAATCTTGAAGCGACCATCACGGCCGCAACTGAATGA
- the atpC gene encoding ATP synthase F1 subunit epsilon, which translates to MLKLEIVTPERKVIDAEVDSVTVPTLSGEAGIMPQHAPLISALKPGVVTVTTKGNAEKLAVGTGFVEVSNNRVSVLTDVAEKAHEINAEKARADKAEIDKELAAASQLPADETEELRERADLASARIDVSRSV; encoded by the coding sequence ATGCTTAAACTTGAAATAGTTACCCCTGAGAGAAAGGTGATCGACGCCGAGGTTGATTCGGTCACTGTCCCGACGCTTTCCGGCGAGGCTGGCATAATGCCGCAGCACGCACCGCTTATTTCTGCACTGAAGCCGGGCGTGGTCACCGTTACTACAAAAGGCAATGCGGAAAAGCTTGCCGTCGGCACCGGATTTGTCGAGGTGAGCAACAACCGGGTGTCGGTTCTGACCGATGTTGCAGAAAAGGCCCATGAGATCAATGCCGAAAAGGCGAGAGCCGATAAGGCCGAGATCGACAAGGAACTCGCAGCGGCTTCTCAGCTCCCGGCAGATGAGACCGAGGAACTGCGAGAGCGGGCAGACCTTGCTTCCGCCCGTATTGATGTATCGCGGTCCGTGTGA
- the atpD gene encoding F0F1 ATP synthase subunit beta has product MANNTDVKIGRVVQVIGPVVDVEFEDYLPPIHQALRITSTGFEVDSKIDVVAEVQQHLGEGRVRAVSMLPTDGMIRGMNVEDLGGPITVPVGNATLGRVMNVIGDPVDELGPVVSDTRYPIHRHAPSFDEQATQLEMFETGIKVIDLVQPFLRGGKIGLFGGAGVGKTVLIMELINNVAKGREGFSVFAGVGERTREGNDLLREMVESKVITYGDAFTHNFEETGSFDLEKVDMEAIKGSKVSLVYGQMTEPPGARLRVALSGLTVAEYFRDQGNDVLFFVDNIFRFTQAGSEVSALLGRMPSAVGYQPNLATEMGEMQERITSTKTGAITSIQAVYVPADDYTDPAPATTFAHLDAVTALSRQIVELGIYPAVDPLSSNSRILDPQIVGDLHYNTAQEVKKILQRYKDLQDIIAILGLDELSEDDKQTVARARKIQRFFSQPFTVGEQFTGLKGEYVKVEDTIKGFREILDGKCDDMPEQAFYMVGTIEQAREKAKKMAAGA; this is encoded by the coding sequence ATGGCTAATAATACGGACGTTAAGATCGGTCGGGTCGTACAGGTGATCGGGCCGGTCGTGGACGTTGAATTCGAAGATTATCTTCCGCCGATCCACCAGGCACTTAGGATCACGTCAACCGGCTTCGAGGTCGATTCGAAGATCGATGTTGTCGCTGAGGTTCAGCAGCACCTCGGCGAAGGCCGCGTCCGTGCGGTCTCGATGCTTCCGACCGACGGCATGATCCGCGGAATGAACGTTGAGGACCTTGGCGGGCCGATCACGGTCCCGGTCGGAAATGCGACCCTTGGCCGCGTAATGAACGTGATCGGCGACCCGGTCGATGAACTCGGCCCGGTCGTGTCCGACACTCGTTACCCGATACATCGCCACGCTCCGTCCTTCGACGAGCAGGCGACCCAGCTTGAGATGTTCGAAACGGGCATTAAGGTCATCGACCTCGTTCAGCCCTTTCTCCGCGGCGGTAAGATCGGCCTTTTCGGCGGCGCCGGCGTCGGTAAGACGGTTCTCATCATGGAGCTGATCAACAACGTCGCCAAGGGCCGCGAAGGATTTTCGGTTTTTGCCGGTGTCGGTGAACGAACCCGTGAGGGCAACGACCTGCTCCGCGAAATGGTCGAATCAAAGGTCATCACCTATGGTGACGCCTTTACGCACAACTTTGAAGAAACCGGCTCGTTCGACCTGGAAAAGGTCGATATGGAAGCCATCAAGGGTTCGAAAGTGTCGCTCGTTTACGGCCAGATGACCGAGCCTCCAGGAGCCCGCCTCCGCGTCGCTCTTTCCGGGCTGACGGTCGCCGAATACTTCCGCGACCAGGGCAACGACGTGCTTTTCTTCGTCGATAACATTTTCCGCTTCACACAGGCCGGTTCCGAAGTGTCCGCACTTCTCGGCCGTATGCCTTCGGCGGTGGGCTACCAGCCGAACCTCGCAACCGAAATGGGCGAAATGCAGGAACGCATCACCTCGACCAAGACCGGTGCTATCACGTCGATCCAGGCCGTTTATGTGCCCGCCGATGACTACACCGACCCGGCACCGGCAACGACGTTTGCTCACCTTGACGCAGTTACGGCTCTTTCGCGTCAGATCGTTGAGCTTGGCATTTACCCGGCAGTTGACCCGCTATCGTCGAACTCGCGAATCCTCGATCCGCAGATCGTCGGCGATCTTCACTACAATACTGCACAGGAAGTTAAGAAGATCCTGCAGCGGTACAAAGACCTGCAGGACATCATCGCGATCCTTGGCCTTGATGAGCTTTCGGAAGACGACAAGCAGACCGTTGCTCGGGCTCGTAAGATCCAGCGGTTCTTCTCGCAGCCGTTCACGGTCGGCGAGCAGTTCACCGGTCTCAAGGGCGAGTATGTCAAGGTCGAAGACACCATCAAGGGCTTCCGCGAAATTCTGGACGGCAAGTGCGACGATATGCCAGAACAGGCATTCTACATGGTCGGCACCATCGAACAGGCTCGCGAAAAGGCCAAGAAGATGGCCGCAGGAGCTTAG
- a CDS encoding PhoH family protein — protein sequence MRKLQLPPQGLNVLFGVQDQNIKYLESLLDVSIGARGNELLIDGDPKDIATIERILAEFGELFSEGQTFTDKELKDAFKQIAEDRAYSLRDYIEKGRFNPSGKKSVAPKTANQRKYLEAIAGNDLVFGIGVAGTGKSFLAVAMAVDALMKKQVSRIILTRPAVEAGERLGFLPGDLQDKVDPYLRPLYDALFDLVDAEKVTKMLEKRIIEVAPLAFMRGRTLADAFIILDEAQNTTSEQMKMFLTRIGFGSKTVVTGDKTQIDLPRGQKSGLREAEDVLDGLEGIEFIYFTDKDVVRHKLVQMIVKAYEAHSDRGEERV from the coding sequence TTGAGAAAGCTACAACTACCTCCGCAGGGTCTGAACGTTCTTTTCGGCGTTCAGGACCAAAACATCAAATATCTTGAGTCCTTGCTCGATGTCAGCATCGGCGCCCGCGGCAATGAACTGCTGATAGACGGCGACCCGAAGGACATCGCGACAATCGAGCGCATTCTCGCCGAGTTTGGCGAGCTCTTTTCGGAAGGGCAGACCTTTACCGACAAGGAGCTGAAAGACGCTTTCAAGCAGATCGCCGAGGACCGGGCCTACAGCCTTCGCGATTACATTGAGAAGGGCCGCTTTAACCCCTCGGGCAAAAAGAGCGTCGCGCCAAAAACGGCGAACCAGCGGAAATATCTTGAGGCGATCGCGGGCAACGACCTCGTTTTTGGCATCGGCGTGGCCGGCACGGGCAAGAGTTTTCTGGCCGTGGCGATGGCGGTGGACGCGCTGATGAAAAAGCAGGTCAGCCGCATAATCCTGACGCGGCCGGCGGTCGAGGCCGGCGAACGGCTCGGCTTTCTGCCCGGCGATCTCCAGGACAAGGTCGACCCATATCTTCGGCCGCTTTACGACGCGCTTTTTGACCTCGTCGATGCCGAGAAGGTGACCAAAATGCTCGAAAAGCGCATCATCGAGGTCGCTCCGCTCGCCTTTATGCGCGGCCGGACGCTCGCCGACGCCTTCATCATTCTCGACGAAGCCCAGAACACGACCAGCGAGCAGATGAAGATGTTCCTGACCCGCATCGGCTTCGGCTCAAAGACGGTCGTCACCGGCGACAAGACCCAGATCGACCTGCCCCGCGGCCAAAAGAGCGGGCTCCGCGAAGCCGAAGACGTGCTCGACGGCCTCGAGGGCATCGAGTTCATCTACTTCACCGACAAGGACGTCGTCCGCCACAAACTGGTCCAAATGATCGTGAAGGCGTACGAAGCTCATTCAGACAGAGGGGAGGAAAGGGTCTGA
- a CDS encoding AbrB/MazE/SpoVT family DNA-binding domain-containing protein — translation MNVEAKITSKGQITIPLEVRKKLGLRPGDKIVFEEKGDENGVTVRPAKKESPFAKYRGIERSGGGRSLDEIVAEIRAMRDGVDE, via the coding sequence ATGAATGTCGAAGCAAAAATAACCAGCAAAGGACAGATCACGATCCCGCTTGAAGTGCGCAAAAAGTTAGGCTTGCGGCCGGGCGACAAGATCGTGTTTGAAGAAAAGGGCGATGAAAATGGTGTTACGGTTCGCCCCGCAAAAAAGGAAAGCCCCTTCGCAAAGTATCGCGGTATCGAACGAAGCGGCGGCGGAAGAAGTTTGGACGAGATCGTCGCGGAGATCCGAGCGATGCGAGATGGGGTTGACGAATAG
- a CDS encoding type II toxin-antitoxin system VapC family toxin, translated as MDGDRGRLEHAEKALQDAADRGGLVVCGAVFAELLAAPGRSEDFIRQFCLETGIEIDWHFSEAIWVSAGRAFQGYANRRKRQKSGLPRRILADFLIGAHATEKGHELLTLDAKLFNSAFPGIQIVKL; from the coding sequence GTGGACGGGGACAGAGGCCGGCTCGAACATGCCGAAAAGGCGCTTCAGGATGCGGCGGATCGCGGTGGCCTCGTAGTTTGCGGAGCAGTGTTCGCAGAACTGCTTGCCGCACCGGGTCGGTCTGAGGACTTCATCCGCCAGTTTTGTCTCGAGACCGGCATCGAAATCGACTGGCATTTCAGCGAGGCCATTTGGGTTTCGGCGGGGAGAGCGTTTCAAGGTTACGCGAATCGCCGTAAACGGCAAAAAAGTGGCCTGCCGCGTAGGATTCTTGCCGATTTTTTGATCGGTGCCCACGCAACTGAGAAAGGTCACGAACTTCTGACCCTTGATGCAAAGCTTTTTAATTCTGCGTTTCCCGGAATTCAAATTGTTAAATTGTGA
- a CDS encoding YcxB family protein — translation MVEQLTKEAFSPPADARHSVEFYPKVDDHVYVSLRINTAVKPRAATNYAFQAFLFINAIAFPAFLLFSGHVVAAAIVFAINFVAFTFILPRANTDHHRDYYQQLFGDREKFPARVEISAEGVAYTSEGGTSFWPWRKIRSIEETNEAIYFFIDGNGFGVQKSGFAYREEERAFYEFALEQVRAHRRRTLPE, via the coding sequence ATGGTCGAACAGTTAACAAAGGAAGCGTTCAGCCCACCCGCCGACGCTCGGCATTCGGTCGAGTTCTACCCGAAGGTCGATGATCACGTTTACGTTAGCCTGCGGATAAATACTGCCGTGAAACCGAGGGCAGCTACGAACTATGCCTTCCAAGCATTCTTGTTCATCAATGCGATCGCCTTTCCAGCATTTCTTCTTTTTTCGGGGCATGTTGTTGCCGCAGCCATTGTCTTTGCCATCAACTTCGTCGCGTTTACCTTTATCCTTCCGCGAGCTAACACCGATCACCATCGGGATTATTATCAACAACTCTTCGGCGACCGGGAGAAGTTTCCGGCGCGGGTTGAAATATCGGCCGAAGGCGTGGCCTACACTTCCGAGGGCGGCACGAGCTTCTGGCCGTGGCGTAAGATCCGATCGATAGAGGAAACGAACGAAGCTATCTACTTTTTCATCGACGGCAATGGTTTCGGCGTGCAGAAAAGCGGCTTTGCTTATCGCGAGGAGGAGCGGGCGTTTTATGAATTTGCGTTGGAGCAGGTGCGGGCTCATCGCCGGAGGACGTTGCCCGAATGA
- the ybeY gene encoding rRNA maturation RNase YbeY, which produces MIVNLQRKVKLEARGYVPFLAEALAAIDEAAGGEAAVAFVSDRRMRELNKFFRGKDATTDVLSFPHEPDEFEVLSPGFSRPEGDVRPPKGGTPNFLGDIVISAEQAARQAAAARLPLELEIKQLILHGLLHLCGYDHETDTGQMNTRELALRNKLAIE; this is translated from the coding sequence ATGATCGTCAATCTCCAGCGGAAGGTTAAGCTTGAGGCTCGCGGGTATGTGCCGTTTTTGGCGGAGGCGTTGGCGGCCATTGATGAGGCGGCGGGCGGCGAGGCTGCGGTTGCATTTGTCTCAGACCGGCGGATGCGCGAGCTTAACAAGTTCTTTCGCGGCAAAGATGCGACCACCGACGTTCTTTCCTTCCCCCACGAACCCGACGAATTCGAAGTTTTGAGTCCCGGCTTTAGCCGGCCCGAGGGCGACGTTCGGCCGCCTAAAGGCGGTACTCCAAACTTCCTCGGCGATATCGTCATCTCCGCCGAGCAGGCCGCCCGACAGGCCGCCGCCGCCCGCCTCCCGCTCGAGCTTGAGATAAAACAGCTCATTCTCCATGGCCTTCTCCACCTCTGCGGCTACGACCACGAAACCGACACCGGCCAGATGAACACCCGCGAACTCGCCCTCCGCAATAAACTCGCCATCGAATAA
- a CDS encoding carboxypeptidase regulatory-like domain-containing protein, translated as MSSNLTYLFVLFALTASSASAADPVCHSFTAGNLTWTENFDGLGNMEPGTSSIVPIGFGFIETGTNADGNYTINRGSLATGNTYSYGRLTPEPSFIDRAFGGLRSGSNVPLIGGCFVNDTNSAVASVNITFDGEQWRLGTTNRGISDRIDFQYSLNATALTNGTWTDVDALDFSSPNTLSAAGEKNGNDVTNRIAGINASIPTLSIPVGGTFYFRWVDLDITGNDDGLAIDNFSMTVANAVPSSSNLSISGRVVAADGRGIGGAFVRLAGGGESGERWAVTNPFGYYRFAGLAAGGTYFVTAGAKRHTFAAPTRTVTLDEDIAGLDFVSEQ; from the coding sequence ATGTCTAGCAATTTAACGTATCTTTTCGTCCTATTCGCCCTAACTGCAAGTTCTGCGTCCGCGGCTGACCCTGTGTGCCATTCGTTCACTGCCGGAAATCTTACGTGGACTGAGAATTTTGATGGACTTGGAAATATGGAGCCGGGCACAAGCTCGATTGTGCCAATCGGGTTTGGTTTCATCGAAACAGGCACAAATGCGGACGGGAACTATACGATCAATCGCGGGAGCCTTGCGACAGGCAACACGTATAGCTATGGACGGTTGACACCGGAGCCGTCGTTCATTGATCGTGCGTTCGGAGGTCTTCGAAGCGGTTCAAATGTGCCACTAATCGGCGGCTGCTTTGTAAACGACACGAATTCTGCGGTCGCGTCTGTCAACATCACTTTTGATGGCGAACAATGGCGGCTTGGCACGACCAACCGTGGAATTTCCGATCGAATCGATTTTCAGTACAGCCTCAATGCGACCGCGCTGACAAACGGTACGTGGACCGACGTCGATGCACTCGATTTCTCGAGTCCGAACACTCTGAGTGCGGCGGGCGAGAAGAATGGCAACGACGTCACAAACCGAATTGCAGGGATTAACGCGTCGATTCCAACGTTGTCAATCCCTGTCGGTGGGACGTTTTACTTTCGTTGGGTCGATCTTGACATAACGGGCAACGACGATGGACTCGCGATTGACAACTTTTCAATGACAGTAGCCAACGCGGTTCCGAGTTCTTCGAATCTTTCGATCTCGGGGCGGGTGGTTGCGGCGGATGGACGCGGGATCGGCGGGGCGTTTGTGCGGCTGGCGGGCGGCGGCGAGAGCGGCGAGCGTTGGGCGGTGACCAATCCTTTTGGGTATTACAGGTTTGCGGGGCTCGCGGCGGGCGGAACGTATTTTGTCACCGCCGGAGCCAAACGCCACACCTTCGCCGCCCCAACCCGCACCGTCACGCTCGATGAGGACATCGCCGGCCTCGATTTTGTCAGTGAGCAGTGA
- a CDS encoding YtxH domain-containing protein, producing MNNIDKFDHGYVPSSDAKGSIGKTVGYLLIGGGIGAALALLFAPKSGSEFRGDIADVTRKGYDSTLEGAKVIKEKSANVIHMVSEKADSAIDYASSKLSNRSDVVSDAASTVKETVADGIDRMQNESANVAQSVSKAAKAV from the coding sequence ATGAATAACATTGACAAATTTGATCATGGGTATGTGCCGAGCTCGGACGCCAAGGGCTCGATAGGCAAAACGGTTGGTTATCTATTGATCGGCGGCGGCATCGGAGCGGCACTTGCACTTCTCTTCGCACCGAAATCCGGCAGCGAATTCCGGGGTGACATCGCGGATGTGACCCGCAAGGGCTACGACTCAACGCTCGAAGGAGCGAAGGTGATCAAGGAGAAGTCAGCAAATGTGATCCATATGGTATCGGAAAAAGCTGACTCGGCGATCGACTACGCGTCCTCGAAACTTTCGAACCGCAGCGACGTCGTTTCGGACGCAGCCTCGACCGTGAAGGAAACGGTTGCCGACGGCATCGATCGGATGCAGAACGAATCGGCCAACGTCGCGCAAAGCGTATCGAAGGCCGCAAAGGCCGTGTAG
- a CDS encoding lmo0937 family membrane protein, with protein MLWTIVIILLVLWALGFGFGALGNIVHLLLVVAVVMVVVQLIQRRGA; from the coding sequence ATGCTTTGGACAATAGTAATAATACTTTTAGTGCTTTGGGCTTTGGGATTTGGTTTCGGCGCCCTCGGCAACATCGTTCACTTACTTCTCGTCGTTGCGGTGGTCATGGTAGTGGTGCAACTTATCCAGCGACGCGGAGCATAG
- the ndk gene encoding nucleoside-diphosphate kinase: MSNLTFGIIKPDAVRAGNQGKIVDRILAAGFKIRGMKLIHQTRKQAEGFYAVHAGKGFFDELCDFMSSGPCVVLALEKENAVPAWRELMGATNPAEAAEGTLRKEFASSIGENAVHGSDSDENAAIEIAYFFSKLELV; encoded by the coding sequence ATGAGCAATTTAACATTTGGAATAATCAAGCCGGACGCCGTCCGGGCCGGCAATCAGGGCAAGATCGTTGATCGCATTTTGGCGGCAGGTTTTAAGATCCGCGGAATGAAGCTGATCCACCAGACGCGGAAACAGGCCGAGGGCTTTTACGCCGTCCACGCCGGCAAGGGCTTTTTCGACGAGCTTTGTGACTTTATGTCAAGCGGGCCGTGCGTCGTGCTGGCACTCGAAAAAGAGAACGCCGTGCCGGCATGGCGTGAGCTGATGGGCGCGACCAATCCGGCCGAGGCCGCCGAGGGAACGCTACGCAAGGAATTCGCTTCGTCGATCGGTGAGAACGCCGTCCACGGCTCGGATTCCGACGAGAATGCCGCAATCGAGATCGCTTATTTCTTCAGCAAGCTCGAACTCGTCTAA
- a CDS encoding DUF4190 domain-containing protein, translating to MKQHPSPKPPDCPTEFAENLNFCQTCGATLIDAPAAEEPLDPFKTMIGNPADFAAAIPKTDPPPASPPPTPEKPEDVLDLPEPDDSRATQVVSEAEMRAELAGLDIGQATVVDIPPAVNNEPPPPAFIEPEKPAAPGHDLGGDPFMHTTPPIPSPKGQPLNMPKPEVEIKPEPTPEPAMPNFGSPFAEPPALADPFEQAASPSSAADPAPISTFEQQETSMQDQQFGQGPAGANMGGAVGGQQSKTLAVVSLVLGILGMTICCGSLLPSLAAVITGFMARGKANNDPMNYGGGGLALGGLITGVFGLLLSIGYLIFVFFLGGMELIMRGM from the coding sequence ATGAAACAACACCCCTCGCCAAAGCCGCCAGATTGTCCGACAGAGTTTGCTGAAAACTTGAATTTTTGCCAAACGTGCGGAGCAACGCTGATCGATGCGCCGGCCGCCGAGGAACCGCTTGACCCGTTCAAAACGATGATCGGGAACCCTGCGGATTTCGCAGCGGCCATCCCGAAGACGGATCCGCCGCCGGCGTCGCCTCCACCGACCCCGGAGAAGCCCGAGGACGTGCTCGACCTTCCGGAACCTGACGATTCGCGTGCAACACAAGTGGTCTCGGAAGCAGAAATGCGGGCCGAACTTGCTGGGCTCGATATCGGGCAGGCAACGGTCGTCGATATCCCGCCGGCTGTAAACAATGAACCGCCTCCGCCGGCCTTTATCGAACCGGAAAAGCCGGCCGCACCGGGGCACGACCTCGGCGGCGATCCGTTTATGCATACCACGCCGCCGATCCCTTCACCGAAGGGGCAGCCGCTGAATATGCCAAAGCCGGAAGTGGAGATAAAGCCCGAGCCGACACCTGAACCGGCAATGCCGAACTTCGGTTCGCCCTTTGCTGAACCGCCAGCCTTGGCAGATCCATTTGAACAGGCCGCCTCGCCGTCCTCAGCGGCAGATCCGGCACCTATCTCAACCTTTGAACAACAGGAGACCTCAATGCAAGATCAACAGTTCGGACAAGGCCCTGCAGGGGCAAATATGGGCGGAGCGGTCGGCGGTCAGCAGAGCAAGACGCTCGCGGTCGTTTCGCTCGTTCTCGGAATTCTGGGTATGACGATCTGCTGCGGCTCGCTTCTGCCGAGCCTTGCGGCAGTGATCACAGGATTTATGGCCCGCGGCAAGGCGAACAACGATCCGATGAACTACGGCGGAGGCGGACTAGCACTTGGTGGCCTCATTACGGGTGTCTTTGGGCTGCTGCTCAGCATTGGATATCTCATCTTCGTGTTCTTCCTCGGTGGAATGGAGTTGATAATGAGGGGCATGTAA
- a CDS encoding NADH-quinone oxidoreductase subunit I → MSIISDVIQSTTAVLKGMRRTLSEIPREKWTVQYPDEPVTVQPRYRGQHLLHVDENGKEKCVACYLCAAACPSDCIYIVAEDDARPYADRVGRDERYAKVYNIDYGRCIFCGYCVEACPKDAITHGYNFEISVFNRADLLKTKDDLLITKQKQSMNYRVALSGEDVDSEFKEV, encoded by the coding sequence ATGTCTATCATTTCAGACGTAATTCAATCAACGACCGCCGTGCTCAAGGGAATGCGGCGGACCCTTTCGGAGATCCCAAGGGAAAAATGGACCGTGCAGTATCCAGACGAGCCGGTGACGGTTCAGCCGCGTTATCGCGGACAGCATCTGCTGCACGTGGACGAGAACGGCAAAGAAAAGTGCGTTGCGTGCTATCTTTGCGCGGCGGCTTGCCCTTCGGACTGCATTTACATCGTGGCCGAAGACGACGCGAGGCCATATGCCGACCGCGTCGGCCGCGATGAACGGTACGCGAAGGTCTATAACATCGATTATGGCCGTTGCATTTTCTGCGGCTACTGTGTTGAGGCTTGCCCGAAGGATGCCATCACACACGGCTATAATTTTGAGATCTCTGTCTTTAACCGGGCCGACCTTCTTAAAACAAAGGACGATCTGCTGATCACAAAGCAGAAGCAGTCAATGAACTACCGCGTGGCGCTCTCGGGCGAGGACGTTGACTCCGAGTTCAAGGAAGTTTAG